In Dethiosulfovibrio russensis, the genomic window ACCGATCCGTCGAGATCCTCTCATGTCAATTTTATACCACAGAAAGCGGAGTGATGCGGGATGAAAAGCCTGATACTGTACTGGAGCGCGGGAGGCAACACGAAGAAGGTGGCCGACACCATCGAGACCGTCCTGGTGGACAAGAGCATCCCGGTGGACAAAGTGAAGATAGAGGAAAATCTAGAGGTCGAGCTTTGCGATTACGACTTGGTGTTCATGGGAGCGCCGTCCTACCGATGGATACCTCCTCTTCCGGTCCGGAAGTTCATCGGCAACACCATGGACCGCTACAGAGGAGGAGCAAGGCCCATAGGAGCTCCGAGAAAACCGGGAAAGTTCGGTGTGGTGTTCTGCACCTTCGGCGGCATACACACAGGGATCAAAGAGGGCTACGTTGCCGGGAAATACATGGCT contains:
- a CDS encoding flavodoxin family protein, with amino-acid sequence MKSLILYWSAGGNTKKVADTIETVLVDKSIPVDKVKIEENLEVELCDYDLVFMGAPSYRWIPPLPVRKFIGNTMDRYRGGARPIGAPRKPGKFGVVFCTFGGIHTGIKEGYVAGKYMAQFFEHVGFLVLDEWYTPGKFHGWEEGSKRGKMGDISDRPNLNDLKIVANSTREILQGLDFEIKIAKR